One part of the Solea solea chromosome 1, fSolSol10.1, whole genome shotgun sequence genome encodes these proteins:
- the prdm14 gene encoding PR domain zinc finger protein 14, translated as MSVSLSSFPVMLKDKSFPVGMLKASPARSFYHAPLHGSHHFMDFFPHTHNLLHPLKSLGRLVSDTQASLPLSLQAGGAPAFHHVPVHMLSGPGIPYLNQQVLPGHSLYSKPEELAAVVTEHAAGPLSSDFSSPSSDRCSSTSTSINTTSPPKEGLFRFRGADVSPEKARASYNFSEEDLFMVLYGYSGGQERSVGRVGHAISGVALPENSVCDSHSVPLDKETLELPEGLTVLRAAWGNVSHCGIFTDKSSIAKGTRFGPFQGKLVNTSEIKTYDDNTLMWEVFENGRLSHFVDGRAGSGNWMSLVKCARFPEEQNLIAVQVQGQIFYETCKEVRPGQELLVWYGDCYLQFLGIPLTLKDSRGDSSADLPTEDSGEGFKCDRCGKVFAYKYYRDKHLKYTRCVDQGDRKFPCHLCSRSFEKRDRLRIHILHVHEKHRPHKCSVCGKSFSQSSSLNKHMRVHSGERPYKCVYCNKAFTASSILRTHIRQHSGERPFKCKHCGKAFASHAAHDSHVRRTHAKDKPFSCDLCGTSFQEKQELQFHMTSHKNKQMMDSTVLPSSPGTELQENTVIVPVKDSPAAGQTKARHNFTYTGLTVLNPEYRPWK; from the exons ATGTCCGTGTCCCTGTCCAGCTTCCCCGTGATGCTGAAGGACAAGAGCTTCCCAGTGGGGATGCTGAAGGCCAGTCCCGCGCGCAGCTTCTACCACGCGCCTCTCCACGGCTCGCACCACTTCATGGACTTCTTCCCGCACACGCACAACCTCCTCCACCCGCTCAAGTCCCTCGGTCGCCTGGTGTCGGACACGCAGGCGTCCCTGCCGCTCAGCCTGCAGGCCGGAGGAGCCCCCGCGTTCCACCACGTCCCGGTGCACATGCTGAGCGGCCCCGGGATTCCTTACCTGAACCAGCAGGTGCTGCCCGGTCACTCGCTCTACTCCAAACCGGAGGAGCTGGCTGCTGTGGTGACGGAGCACGCGGCGGGTCCACTGTCCTCAGACTTCAGCAGTCCGTCCAGTGACCGCTGCTcgtccacgtccacgtccaTCAACACCACCTCGCCGCCAAAGGAGGGCCTGTTTCGGTTCCGTGGCGCGGACGTGTCGCCGGAAAAAGCACGCGCGTCCTACAATTTCAGCGAGGAGGACTTGTTCATGGTGCTCTATGGTTATTCTGGCGGCCAGGAGCGCAGCGTGGGTCGCGTGGGTCACGCGATATCAGGAGTGGCCCTGCCTGAAAACTCAG TGTGTGACTCTCACTCTGTCCCACTGGACAAAGAAACTCTGGAACTTCCAGAAG GTCTCACTGTCCTCAGAGCCGCGTGGGGAAACGTGTCTCACTGTGGAATCTTCACGGACAAAAGCAGCATCGCCAAAGGAACTCGCTTTGGACCTTTCCAAGGAAAACTGGTCAACACCAGCGAGATAAAGACTTATGATGACAACACGCTGATGTGGGAG gtATTTGAGAACGGCCGGCTGAGTCACTTCGTGGACGGCAGAGCAGGGTCAGGGAACTGGATGTCCTTGGTGAAGTGCGCTCGTTTCCCAGAAGAGCAGAACCTGATCGCGGTGCAGGTCCAGGGTCAGATCTTCTATGAGACCTGTAAGGAGGTCAGACCAGGTCAGGAGCTCCTGGTCTGGTATGGAGACTGTTACCTGCAGTTCCTCGGGATCCCACTCACACTGAAGGACTCCAGAGGAGACAGCAGCGCAGATCTTCCCACTGAAG ACAGTGGAGAGGGATTCAAGTGCGACAGGTGTGGGAAGGTGTTCGCCTACAAATACTACAGAGACAAGCACCTCAAGTACACGCGCTGCGTGGACCAGGGCGACCGGAAGTTCCCCTGCCACCTGTGCAGCAGATCATTTGAGAAGAGGGACAGACTGAGGATCCACATCCTGCACGTGCACGAGAAACACAGGCCTCACAAG TGCTCCGTGTGTGGAAAGAGTTTCTCTCAGTCTTCCAGTCTCAACAAACACATGCGTGTTCACTCTGGAGAAAGACCTTACAAGTGTGTCTACTGTAATAAG GCCTTCACTGCCTCCAGTATCCTGCGCACTCACATCCGCCAGCATTCGGGAGAGCGGCCCTTCAAGTGTAAGCACTGCGGGAAGGCCTTCGCCTCCCACGCCGCCCACGACAGCCACGTGCGGCGGACCCACGCCAAGGACAAGCCGTTCTCCTGCGATCTGTGCGGGACCTCGTTCCAGGAGAAGCAGGAGCTCCAATTCCACATGACAAGTCACAAAA ATAAACAGATGATGGACAGCACAGTCCTTCCGTCTTCGCCGGGGACTGAGCTACAGGAGAACACCGTCATCGTTCCAGTGAAGGACAGTCCAGCAGCGGGACAAACAAAAGCCAGACACAACTTCACGTACACCGGGTTAACGGTTTTAAATCCGGAGTATCGGCCCTGGAAATAA